One region of Cyanobium sp. M30B3 genomic DNA includes:
- a CDS encoding FAD-binding protein: MSHDWPALQRRLWQVLPRRAVVAARQELLAYDCDGLTLHRHQPPLVVLPETTEQVAAVLRMCHQQGVPFVARGSGTGLSGGAVAETEALVVATSRMRRVLQVDLPNRRVVVQPGVINSWVTRAVAGDGFYFAPDPSSQVACSIGGNVAENSGGVHCLKYGVTSNHVLGLEVVLPDGTVTTLGSELDETPELDLRGAFIGSEGTLGIATAITLRLLRAPQSVAVLLADFSSMEAAGEAVRLVTAAGVLPAGMEMMDRLTIEAVNDYLATTRGAEAGQEADQPEYPADAAAVLLIELDGQQREVLAAAELTERLCRQAGARQVRQAWEEAERARLWKGRKSAISALGRRFPSYYLQDGVVPRSALPRVLAAIDQLSQRHGLPVANVFHAGDGNLHPLILYRDGEAGVRERVQELGGEILRLCVEAGGSISGEHGIGSDKRCYLDWMYAPDDLATMQLVRRALDPLCRANPGKIFPTPRSCGESARRVQVLRAAGVSLPEAAVVF; encoded by the coding sequence GTGAGCCACGACTGGCCTGCGCTGCAGCGACGGCTGTGGCAGGTGCTCCCCCGGCGTGCCGTGGTGGCGGCCCGCCAGGAGCTGCTGGCCTACGACTGTGATGGCCTCACCCTGCACCGCCACCAGCCGCCCCTGGTGGTGCTGCCGGAGACGACGGAGCAAGTGGCGGCCGTGCTGCGCATGTGCCACCAGCAGGGTGTGCCGTTTGTGGCCCGCGGCAGTGGCACCGGTCTCTCCGGCGGGGCGGTGGCCGAGACCGAGGCGCTGGTGGTGGCCACCAGCCGCATGCGCCGGGTGCTGCAGGTGGACCTGCCCAACCGGCGCGTGGTGGTGCAGCCGGGGGTGATCAACAGCTGGGTCACCCGGGCGGTGGCCGGCGACGGCTTCTACTTCGCCCCCGACCCCTCCAGCCAGGTGGCCTGCAGCATCGGCGGCAACGTGGCCGAGAACTCCGGCGGCGTGCACTGCCTCAAGTACGGCGTGACCAGCAACCACGTGCTGGGTCTGGAGGTGGTGCTGCCCGACGGCACGGTCACCACCCTGGGGAGCGAACTCGACGAGACCCCCGAGCTCGACCTGCGCGGTGCCTTCATCGGCAGCGAGGGCACCCTCGGTATCGCCACCGCCATCACCCTGCGCCTGCTGCGGGCTCCCCAGAGCGTGGCGGTGCTGCTGGCCGACTTCAGCAGCATGGAGGCCGCCGGGGAGGCGGTGCGGCTGGTGACGGCTGCCGGCGTGCTGCCCGCCGGCATGGAAATGATGGACCGGCTCACCATCGAGGCGGTGAACGATTACCTGGCCACCACCCGTGGCGCTGAAGCTGGCCAGGAGGCCGACCAGCCGGAGTATCCAGCCGATGCGGCGGCCGTGCTGCTGATCGAGCTCGATGGCCAGCAGCGCGAGGTGCTGGCCGCTGCGGAGCTCACCGAGCGCCTCTGCCGCCAGGCCGGCGCCCGCCAGGTGCGCCAGGCCTGGGAGGAGGCGGAGCGGGCCCGCCTGTGGAAGGGACGCAAGTCGGCCATCTCCGCCCTGGGCCGGCGTTTCCCCAGCTACTACCTGCAGGACGGCGTGGTGCCCCGCAGCGCCCTGCCGCGGGTGCTGGCCGCCATCGACCAGCTGAGCCAGCGCCATGGCCTGCCAGTGGCCAACGTGTTCCACGCCGGCGACGGCAACCTCCACCCCCTGATCCTCTACCGCGACGGCGAGGCCGGCGTGCGAGAGCGGGTGCAGGAGCTCGGTGGCGAGATCCTGAGGCTATGCGTGGAGGCTGGCGGCAGCATCAGCGGCGAGCACGGCATCGGCAGCGACAAGCGCTGCTACCTCGACTGGATGTACGCCCCGGATGACCTGGCCACCATGCAGCTGGTGCGCCGGGCCCTGGATCCCCTCTGCCGGGCCAACCCGGGCAAGATCTTCCCCACCCCCCGCAGCTGCGGGGAATCCGCCCGCAGGGTGCAGGTGCTGCGGGCCGCCGGGGTGTCCCTGCCCGAGGCGGCGGTGGTGTTCTGA
- the xth gene encoding exodeoxyribonuclease III: protein MRVASWNVNSVRTRLDQVLAWLQQEQPEVLCLQETKVDDPLFPHQAFAALGYSAAISGQKAYNGVALLSRQPLEDVRIGFSALLPGDGAAAELDQQKRVISARLDGLRILNLYVPNGSSLTSDKYTYKLQWLACLGRYLAAQEAQGEPLCMLGDFNIGPEDRDLPNPERQTGGIMASAAERQALRQVLGERLHDVFRVFEPETGHWSWWDYRSGAWERDQGWRIDHIYLDAELLELATGCLIHKATRGNLQPSDHAPVVVNLAWPPEGDEGEDDPDW from the coding sequence AGCAGGAACAACCGGAGGTGCTCTGCCTGCAGGAGACCAAGGTGGACGACCCCCTGTTCCCCCACCAGGCCTTCGCCGCGCTGGGCTACAGCGCCGCCATCAGTGGCCAGAAGGCCTACAACGGCGTGGCCCTGCTCAGCCGCCAGCCCCTGGAGGACGTGCGGATCGGCTTCAGCGCCCTGCTGCCCGGCGATGGGGCAGCGGCCGAGCTCGATCAACAGAAGCGGGTGATCAGCGCCCGCCTGGATGGGTTGCGCATCCTCAATCTCTACGTGCCGAATGGCAGCTCCCTGACGAGCGACAAATACACCTACAAATTGCAGTGGCTGGCGTGCCTGGGCCGCTACCTGGCCGCCCAGGAGGCCCAGGGGGAACCCCTATGCATGCTGGGCGACTTCAACATCGGCCCCGAGGACCGGGATCTGCCCAACCCGGAGCGGCAGACGGGCGGCATCATGGCCAGCGCGGCCGAGCGCCAGGCCCTGCGGCAGGTGCTGGGGGAGCGGCTGCACGACGTGTTCCGGGTGTTCGAGCCGGAGACAGGCCACTGGAGCTGGTGGGACTACCGCAGCGGCGCCTGGGAGCGGGACCAGGGCTGGCGGATCGACCACATCTATCTCGACGCGGAGCTGCTGGAGCTGGCCACGGGCTGCCTGATCCACAAGGCCACCCGCGGCAACCTCCAGCCCAGCGACCATGCCCCCGTGGTGGTGAACCTGGCCTGGCCGCCCGAGGGCGACGAGGGCGAAGACGATCCGGACTGGTGA